One window of the Oncorhynchus clarkii lewisi isolate Uvic-CL-2024 chromosome 19, UVic_Ocla_1.0, whole genome shotgun sequence genome contains the following:
- the LOC139374567 gene encoding transmembrane protein 144-like: MLLLSVVSSVCLLLATLQAVQCDAELNTSTGENTGQLGKYSVQLVTNSSNGTDLTYGFVSCGVAVLFYGSNFVPVKKIPTGDGLFFQWVLCAAVWSVSRVVNIILGSPTFWPLAMLGGAIWATGNITVVPIVKTIGLGLGLLIWASFNLLIGWASSRFGWFGIDAEEVSNPTLNYCGAGCCLLSAVIFFFVKSDVHSQSSRPEEEEPLLIDGCVNADGGTSSDDSWVDTLRPRTKRLVGSLLAVAAGLLYGTSFVPVLYIKNHAAHHDSHFTGASQFDLDYVFAQFSGIFLTSTVYFLIYCAAMKNKPRVYPRAILPGFVSGVMWGIATCCWFLANTYLSAVVSFPIITTGPGLIAALWGVVVFKEVKGWCNFLILGMAFSLVLAGALLTAFSKV; encoded by the exons ATGTTATTGTTGAGTGTTGTTAGCAGTGTATGTCTGCTCCTAGCGACACTACAGGCGGTACAATGTGACGCCGAATTGAACACATCTACAG GTGAGAATACCGGACAACTCGGGAAGTATTCGGTGCAGCTCGTGACTAACTCGTCCAACGGCACCGACCTAACCTACGGTTTCGTCTCGTGCGGGGTGGCCGTTCTGTTTTACGGTTCTAACTTTGTCCCCGTGAAGAAGATACCCACAGGAGACG gtctGTTCTTCCAGTGGGTGCTGTGTGCAGCAGTCTGGAGCGTATCTCGGGTGGTCAACATTATTCTGGGGTCTCCCACCTTCTGGCCGCTAGCCATGCTGGGGGGGGCCATCTGGGCTACAG gtaacaTCACGGTGGTCCCCATAGTGAAAACCATCGGTCTGGGTCTGGGCCTCCTCATCTGGGCCTCTTTCAACCTCCTCATTGGTTGGGCAAGCTCCAG gTTTGGCTGGTTTGGGATCGATGCTGAGGAAGTTTCTAACCCAACACTCAACTACTGTGGAGCAGGATGCTGTCTGCTCAG tgCTGTGATCTTCTTCTTTGTGAAGAGTGATGTTCACAGTCAGTCCTCCAGACCAGAAGAGGAGGAGCCACTACTCATAGACGGC tgtgtaaaTGCAGATGGTGGGACGTCGTCTGATGACTCGTGGGTTGACACACTAAGACCGCGGACCAAACGACTGGT tggTTCTCTCCTAGCTGTGGCAGCAGGTTTGTTGTACGGTACCTCTTTTGTTCCAGTTCTCTACATTAAGAACCACGCAGCACATCATGACAGCCACTTCACCGGGGCAAGCCAGTTTG atctGGACTATGTGTTTGCCCAGTTCAGTGGGATATTCCTGACCAGTACGGTCTACTTCCTGATCTACTGCGCTGCCATGAAGAACAAACCTAGAGTCTACCCTAGAGCAATACTACCTG GCTTTGTCTCTGGGGTGATGTGGGGTATTGCTACCTGCTGCTGGTTTCTGGCCAACACCTACCTGAGTGCTGTGGTCAGTTTCCCCATAATAACCACG ggtcCTGGTCTGATTGCAGCTCTTTGGGGAGTGGTGGTCTTTAAGGAGGTTAAG